Proteins from a genomic interval of Lysobacter stagni:
- a CDS encoding DksA/TraR family C4-type zinc finger protein produces the protein MATGWAGDGAVQDQIDATVKDAIQRARSQLPKGPGLTHCEECDTAIPEARRKAMPGVRLCVACQEAHDREQGAASGYNRRGSKDSQLR, from the coding sequence ATGGCCACCGGTTGGGCAGGTGACGGCGCCGTTCAGGACCAGATCGACGCCACCGTGAAGGACGCCATCCAGCGTGCCCGCAGCCAGCTTCCGAAAGGTCCCGGCCTGACGCACTGCGAGGAGTGCGACACCGCCATACCCGAAGCACGGCGCAAGGCCATGCCGGGCGTGCGGTTGTGCGTGGCCTGCCAGGAAGCGCACGACCGCGAACAGGGCGCGGCCAGCGGCTATAACCGCCGAGGCAGCAAGGACAGCCAGCTGCGCTGA
- a CDS encoding C39 family peptidase produces MRLRALRRRAWLAASAWILLPGSLLAGPVDLRVPPNGAYSLHVTSLKEARFKTTVRQQFDFSCGSAATATLLTYQYGMPVTEAEVFQRMYEMGDQAKIRQRGFSMLDMRRYLNSMGLQADGFEQPLDRLAEEGLPAIVLLNDRGYRHFVVVKGLKNGRVLLGDPARGTRAMPRSRFEKLWDNRILFVVHNRRDLAQFNAPNDWRTAPPAPLDAGIARDSLYNIVTPRRGPGDI; encoded by the coding sequence ATGAGGCTGCGTGCCCTCCGGCGCCGTGCTTGGCTGGCGGCATCGGCGTGGATCCTCCTACCGGGCTCGTTGCTGGCCGGCCCGGTGGATCTGCGTGTCCCGCCCAACGGGGCCTATTCGCTTCACGTGACCAGCCTCAAGGAGGCGCGCTTCAAGACGACCGTTCGCCAGCAATTCGACTTCAGCTGCGGATCGGCGGCCACCGCCACGTTGCTGACCTACCAGTACGGCATGCCGGTCACGGAAGCCGAAGTGTTCCAGCGCATGTACGAGATGGGCGACCAGGCGAAGATCCGCCAGCGCGGCTTCTCGATGCTCGACATGCGTCGCTATCTCAACTCGATGGGCCTGCAGGCGGACGGTTTCGAACAGCCGCTGGACCGGCTCGCCGAAGAAGGCCTGCCCGCGATCGTTCTGCTGAACGACCGCGGCTATCGCCATTTCGTCGTGGTGAAAGGACTGAAGAACGGACGGGTACTGCTCGGCGATCCGGCACGCGGCACGCGTGCGATGCCGCGCTCCCGCTTCGAGAAACTGTGGGACAACCGCATTCTGTTCGTGGTGCACAACCGGCGCGACCTGGCGCAGTTCAATGCGCCCAACGACTGGCGTACGGCACCGCCGGCGCCGCTCGACGCAGGCATCGCCCGCGACAGCCTCTACAACATCGTGACGCCCCGGCGTGGTCCGGGCGACATCTGA
- a CDS encoding M56 family metallopeptidase, translating into MADLLDTIVPALGWALVHFLWQGALIGALAAAALHALRDARPQARYAVVCVALLSCVIAPAITVAMRLLASDAVAAMPTTLTDTGVTVVRFVADTAGAGWRLDEALPWIVLTWFSGACALSLRMATGLLWVQRLRSTPQGPAHAAWQARLDALTQRFGMPRVALRLVDSLDSPVSAGWWRPVVFLPTALLARMPVDLIEALLAHELAHVRRRDYLVNLLQNLAEALLFYHPVTWWLSRRIRNERELIADRLAADITGEPRRLALALSELSDLVHAGHACAHTPHLAQAAHGGSLMSRIEQLVRPGTRIARGGVALPFVGLAVACVAFYAHAQIVQPKAAMQPQPAAQATAQAVADASAAARPATVAKPQTAARPATAATTATTTSRNVVMHGHSDDAYALVGRDRERITMDGSTDDLVEIEQARSSLKDQDFVWFRRNGKAYVIADAATLTKVREAWRDTNAIGDRMEALGAQMEVHGNKMEALGQQMEKLAQQPKDEAAMEAASQRMEELGQQQAVLAARQAEAAANLWRADEGEQRKLNATMEALSQQQEALGRQMEEQGKVMEAQSRRMSANQAPMEALGRQMEEAGKPMEALGAQMDALGKQQEKVIAEAERRTRQLIDEAVSKGLALPAPRYGAL; encoded by the coding sequence ATGGCTGACCTGCTCGATACGATCGTTCCCGCGCTCGGTTGGGCGCTGGTGCACTTCCTCTGGCAGGGCGCGCTGATCGGCGCGCTTGCCGCCGCAGCCCTGCATGCGCTGCGCGATGCGCGGCCGCAGGCACGCTACGCCGTCGTCTGCGTGGCCCTGCTGTCGTGCGTGATCGCCCCCGCCATCACCGTGGCCATGCGGCTGCTCGCGTCCGATGCCGTCGCCGCGATGCCGACGACGCTGACGGACACCGGCGTCACCGTGGTCCGCTTCGTTGCTGACACCGCCGGCGCGGGCTGGCGACTGGACGAAGCACTGCCGTGGATCGTGCTGACCTGGTTCTCCGGTGCGTGCGCGCTGTCGCTGCGCATGGCGACCGGCCTGCTCTGGGTGCAGCGTCTGCGTTCCACGCCGCAAGGGCCCGCGCATGCGGCATGGCAGGCGCGACTGGACGCACTCACGCAGCGTTTCGGCATGCCGCGCGTGGCGCTGCGGCTGGTGGATTCGCTGGACTCCCCGGTCTCGGCCGGCTGGTGGCGGCCGGTGGTGTTCCTGCCGACGGCCCTGCTCGCGCGCATGCCGGTGGATCTGATCGAGGCGTTGCTCGCGCACGAGCTGGCACACGTGCGTCGCCGCGACTACCTGGTCAACCTGTTGCAGAACCTCGCCGAAGCGCTGCTGTTCTACCACCCCGTGACGTGGTGGCTGTCGCGGCGCATCCGCAACGAACGCGAACTCATCGCCGACCGTCTGGCCGCCGACATCACCGGCGAACCGCGACGCCTCGCGCTGGCGCTGTCCGAACTGTCGGACCTGGTCCACGCAGGCCATGCCTGCGCCCACACACCCCATCTCGCACAAGCCGCCCATGGAGGCTCGCTGATGTCCCGCATTGAACAACTCGTCCGTCCCGGCACCCGCATCGCACGTGGCGGCGTCGCCCTGCCCTTCGTCGGGCTGGCGGTGGCCTGCGTTGCCTTCTACGCGCATGCGCAGATCGTCCAGCCCAAGGCCGCCATGCAACCGCAACCGGCCGCACAGGCAACGGCGCAGGCCGTTGCCGATGCCAGCGCGGCCGCGCGACCGGCCACCGTGGCGAAGCCGCAAACCGCCGCCAGACCGGCAACGGCAGCGACGACGGCGACGACCACCTCCCGGAACGTGGTCATGCACGGCCATTCCGACGATGCCTATGCATTGGTCGGTCGTGATCGCGAGCGGATCACCATGGACGGATCCACCGATGACCTGGTCGAGATCGAGCAGGCGCGCAGCAGCCTCAAGGACCAGGACTTCGTCTGGTTCCGCCGCAACGGCAAGGCCTATGTCATCGCCGACGCCGCCACGCTGACGAAGGTACGCGAGGCATGGCGCGACACGAACGCCATCGGCGACCGCATGGAAGCACTGGGCGCGCAGATGGAAGTGCACGGCAACAAGATGGAAGCGCTGGGCCAGCAGATGGAAAAGCTCGCGCAGCAGCCGAAGGACGAGGCCGCCATGGAAGCCGCATCGCAGCGCATGGAGGAACTGGGCCAGCAGCAGGCCGTCCTCGCCGCGCGCCAGGCCGAAGCCGCGGCCAACCTGTGGCGTGCCGACGAAGGCGAGCAGCGCAAGCTCAACGCCACCATGGAAGCCCTCTCGCAACAGCAGGAAGCGCTGGGCCGGCAGATGGAGGAACAGGGCAAGGTGATGGAAGCCCAGTCCCGTCGCATGAGCGCCAATCAGGCGCCGATGGAAGCGCTCGGCCGCCAGATGGAAGAGGCTGGCAAGCCGATGGAGGCGCTGGGCGCGCAGATGGATGCGCTGGGCAAGCAACAGGAAAAGGTGATCGCCGAAGCCGAGCGCCGTACCCGCCAGCTCATCGACGAAGCCGTCAGCAAGGGCCTGGCGCTGCCGGCCCCGCGTTACGGCGCGCTGTAA
- a CDS encoding VOC family protein — MSSDRVSTIGQIAVTVDDVPAALAFYRDVLGLPHLFSAGPELAFLDAGGVRLMLTTPQGAGTSSANSILYFKVDDIERVQAAIVARGATQEHAPQLTARLPDHDLWIGFVRDPDDNLIGLMEERRPA; from the coding sequence ATGAGCTCAGACCGCGTGTCCACCATCGGGCAGATCGCCGTGACAGTGGACGACGTGCCTGCCGCGCTGGCGTTCTACCGCGATGTGCTGGGCCTGCCGCACCTGTTCAGCGCGGGGCCGGAGCTGGCGTTCCTCGACGCCGGCGGCGTGCGGTTGATGCTCACCACGCCGCAGGGCGCAGGCACGTCGAGCGCGAACTCCATCCTGTACTTCAAGGTCGACGACATCGAGCGCGTGCAGGCCGCCATCGTCGCGCGCGGTGCGACGCAGGAACACGCGCCCCAGCTCACCGCGCGCCTGCCCGACCACGACCTGTGGATCGGCTTCGTCCGCGATCCCGACGACAACCTCATCGGGCTGATGGAAGAGCGGCGCCCTGCGTAG
- a CDS encoding DUF4136 domain-containing protein, whose amino-acid sequence MKSLALSAVLLTALAGCASTPTVHTDYDPGTQFSSYHTYTWLKKPEGRSPLVDQRVTAAIDAHLAAKGWRQTSGTDADIGLAANVATQQQQTLDTFYSGPAWGGYGWGRWGGGVGMGSATTTVRTYEVGTLVLDMFDMKTKQAVWRGTASGTVPDSPEAVNAKVQAGVDKMFATFPPGSVPAK is encoded by the coding sequence ATGAAGTCACTCGCATTGAGCGCGGTACTGCTGACTGCGCTGGCGGGCTGCGCCAGCACGCCGACCGTGCACACGGATTACGATCCGGGCACGCAGTTCAGCAGCTACCACACCTACACGTGGTTGAAGAAGCCCGAAGGCCGCTCGCCGCTGGTCGACCAGCGCGTGACGGCGGCCATCGATGCGCACCTTGCGGCCAAGGGCTGGCGGCAGACCAGCGGGACCGATGCCGACATCGGACTCGCAGCCAACGTCGCCACACAGCAGCAACAGACGCTGGATACCTTCTACAGCGGACCGGCCTGGGGCGGTTACGGTTGGGGTCGATGGGGCGGCGGCGTCGGCATGGGGTCGGCGACCACGACGGTGCGCACGTACGAGGTCGGTACGCTGGTGCTCGACATGTTCGACATGAAGACCAAGCAGGCGGTGTGGCGCGGCACGGCGTCCGGCACGGTTCCGGATTCGCCCGAGGCGGTCAACGCGAAGGTGCAGGCTGGCGTGGACAAGATGTTCGCCACGTTCCCACCGGGCAGCGTGCCGGCGAAATAA
- a CDS encoding tetratricopeptide repeat protein, translating into MSRWLIALMAAAWLLIAPRVPAEPVSSDQVMALPAELRDRLHREVLYERPNTQQRLDRLVTFLFSPEGLGMSYQEDGNYTVSEAYTARAANCLSFTMLFIALAREANLDVYPQEIEETLSWRQHDGTLYLSNHVNAAVRVGSRHFVVDVANNNVIARDEAVPISDRRLLAHYFNNLAVARLEEGDYVAGLEQMARALQLDPGYASHWSNSGVLHVRTGELAAADNDYRRALSIDPRNASALFNVANLAVRTGDHSREKEFRNRLVEVQRTDPFHQFLLAVNYERDGDLKQAIRHYRRAIQLHPEEHRFYSALANAYVKSGQIRRAVRALTRAQALSDGDTRAAYRAKLDRLRAAR; encoded by the coding sequence ATGAGCCGATGGCTGATCGCGTTGATGGCAGCAGCGTGGCTGCTGATCGCTCCCCGCGTGCCTGCCGAGCCGGTGTCCAGCGACCAGGTGATGGCCCTGCCCGCCGAGTTGCGCGACCGCCTGCACCGCGAAGTCCTGTACGAACGGCCCAACACGCAGCAGCGCCTGGACCGCCTGGTGACCTTCCTGTTCTCGCCCGAAGGGCTGGGCATGTCCTATCAGGAAGACGGCAACTACACGGTATCGGAAGCGTATACCGCGCGTGCTGCCAACTGCCTTTCCTTCACGATGCTCTTCATCGCGTTGGCGCGCGAAGCGAACCTCGACGTCTACCCGCAGGAGATCGAGGAAACACTGTCTTGGCGGCAGCACGACGGAACGCTGTACCTGAGCAACCACGTCAACGCCGCCGTGCGCGTGGGCAGCCGGCACTTCGTGGTGGACGTGGCGAACAACAACGTGATCGCCCGCGATGAAGCGGTGCCGATCAGCGACCGGCGTCTGCTGGCGCATTACTTCAACAACCTCGCCGTGGCGCGGCTGGAAGAAGGCGACTACGTCGCTGGCCTGGAGCAAATGGCACGGGCGCTGCAGCTGGATCCCGGCTATGCCAGCCACTGGAGCAACTCCGGCGTGCTGCACGTGCGCACCGGCGAGCTGGCGGCCGCCGACAATGACTACCGGCGCGCACTTTCCATCGATCCGCGCAACGCCAGCGCGCTGTTCAACGTGGCCAACCTGGCCGTGCGCACGGGCGACCATTCGCGCGAGAAGGAATTCCGCAACCGCCTGGTCGAAGTGCAGCGCACCGATCCGTTCCACCAGTTCCTGCTGGCGGTGAACTACGAACGCGACGGCGACCTCAAGCAGGCCATCCGCCATTACCGCCGCGCGATCCAGCTGCATCCGGAAGAGCATCGCTTCTACTCGGCGCTGGCCAACGCCTACGTCAAGAGCGGCCAGATACGGCGTGCGGTGCGCGCCCTCACCCGCGCCCAGGCGCTCAGCGACGGCGACACGCGCGCGGCCTACCGTGCCAAGCTCGACCGCCTGCGCGCGGCCCGCTGA
- a CDS encoding FAD-dependent oxidoreductase, which translates to MIFDYRKASSPADLEADICIIGAGAAGLAIAWAFLGTKTRVCVVEGGGITADERNQALLEGSSVGNPPFDPGASRLRAFGGTCNYWGRGCIPLANLEARDWVPESGWPIGFADLEPHYRRASTFCGIDAHEIGEDSFLTPSTRQPLSFDGDALEHKIFATSPMIFGHAYRETFERADNITVLLHANLLELEAAASAQAVRQARIGTLDGRRGVVRAAHFVLACGGIENARLLLSSNSVVPAGLGNQHDLVGRYFMDHPSGKLGTLFTEQPHVVTRPYDRNVPKGRPQVHPEICLSDVAQRNYRILSGRVRPFAFEEPVPEGLQALRDLRTAMRARRRHENWAIKARVCGRKNGEPDYIAKAMPPAEDIRALTLRAGLNAGDIAKAVGRKLTRKPTVRTERVDLIGYFEQEPNPDSRITLGEERDALGLRKVSIDWRLTELDRHTYRTAAKLFGAELANACRGRFQSETWLDDEAAVPQVFGTSHHMGTTRMADAPHKGVVDRDCRVHGVDNLHVAGSSVFPTGSWAFPTFTIIALSLRLAEHLRSRLEQAAPFLG; encoded by the coding sequence TTGATCTTCGATTACAGGAAGGCGTCATCGCCGGCCGATCTGGAGGCGGACATCTGCATCATCGGTGCCGGTGCGGCCGGGCTCGCGATCGCATGGGCGTTCCTCGGGACGAAAACCCGGGTGTGCGTCGTCGAGGGCGGCGGCATCACCGCCGACGAGCGCAACCAGGCGCTGCTGGAGGGTTCCTCCGTCGGCAACCCGCCCTTCGACCCGGGCGCATCGCGCCTGCGGGCGTTCGGCGGCACGTGCAACTACTGGGGCCGGGGCTGCATTCCACTGGCGAACCTGGAAGCGCGCGACTGGGTTCCCGAAAGCGGCTGGCCCATCGGCTTCGCCGACCTCGAACCGCACTATCGTCGCGCCAGCACCTTCTGCGGCATCGATGCGCACGAGATCGGCGAGGACAGCTTCCTCACGCCGTCCACGCGGCAGCCGCTGTCGTTCGACGGCGACGCGCTGGAACACAAGATCTTCGCGACCAGCCCGATGATCTTCGGCCACGCGTATCGGGAAACGTTCGAGCGCGCCGACAACATCACCGTGCTGCTGCACGCGAACCTGCTGGAACTGGAAGCGGCCGCTTCGGCACAGGCCGTGCGCCAGGCGCGCATCGGCACGCTCGACGGCCGCCGCGGCGTGGTGCGCGCGGCGCACTTCGTGCTGGCCTGCGGCGGTATCGAGAACGCACGCCTGCTGTTGTCGTCCAACTCCGTCGTGCCGGCAGGACTGGGCAACCAGCATGATCTGGTCGGCCGCTATTTCATGGACCACCCCAGCGGCAAGCTCGGCACGCTGTTCACCGAGCAACCGCACGTGGTCACGCGGCCCTACGACCGCAACGTGCCCAAGGGCCGTCCGCAGGTGCATCCGGAAATCTGCCTGTCGGATGTCGCCCAGCGCAATTACCGCATCCTCAGCGGCCGCGTGCGTCCGTTCGCGTTCGAGGAGCCCGTGCCGGAAGGCCTGCAGGCGCTGCGCGACCTGCGCACGGCGATGCGCGCGCGCAGGCGTCACGAGAACTGGGCCATCAAGGCGCGCGTGTGCGGCCGCAAGAACGGCGAACCCGATTACATCGCCAAGGCCATGCCGCCGGCCGAGGACATCCGCGCACTGACGCTGCGCGCGGGCCTCAACGCGGGCGACATCGCCAAGGCCGTCGGCCGCAAACTGACGCGCAAGCCGACCGTTCGCACCGAACGGGTGGACCTGATCGGCTACTTCGAACAGGAGCCCAACCCCGACAGCCGCATCACGCTGGGCGAGGAACGCGACGCGCTCGGCCTTCGCAAGGTCAGCATCGACTGGCGCCTCACCGAGCTGGACCGCCACACCTACCGCACCGCGGCGAAGCTGTTCGGCGCCGAACTGGCGAACGCGTGCCGTGGCCGTTTCCAGTCCGAGACCTGGCTGGACGACGAAGCCGCCGTGCCGCAGGTGTTCGGCACCTCGCACCACATGGGCACCACGCGCATGGCCGACGCTCCGCACAAGGGCGTGGTGGATCGCGATTGCCGCGTGCACGGCGTGGACAACCTGCACGTGGCCGGCAGCTCGGTGTTTCCGACCGGAAGCTGGGCCTTCCCCACCTTCACCATCATCGCGCTGAGCCTGCGCCTGGCCGAACACCTGCGGAGCCGCCTCGAACAGGCGGCGCCCTTTCTCGGCTAG
- a CDS encoding HAD family hydrolase — MRRAIEGVVLGVVLACAWAQACAADALPSWRDGPSRQAIVAFVQKVTTEGGADFVAPPDRIATFDMDGTLWAEQPDYGQAMFMLDRIRALAPQHPDWATTEPYKSAIAGDAKGLAAAGEAGLAKLLIETHTGMTTEDFDRTVSEWISTARNPKTGKRYVDMTYQPMIELMDYLRANGFRTYIVSGSGQEFMRPWAQATFGVPPEQVIGSLGELKYELRGDTPVLVKGPKLVHIDDGPGKPASIAYFIGKRPIFAFGNSDGDLQMLQWTAAGDGPRFAGLVHHTDGKREFAYDRASHIGKLDKALDEATRRQWTVVDMAKEWNTIYPPAK, encoded by the coding sequence ATGCGACGAGCGATCGAAGGCGTTGTCCTTGGCGTGGTGCTGGCCTGCGCGTGGGCGCAGGCATGCGCGGCGGACGCCCTGCCTTCGTGGCGCGACGGGCCGTCGAGACAGGCGATCGTCGCGTTCGTGCAGAAGGTGACGACCGAAGGCGGAGCGGACTTCGTCGCGCCACCCGATCGCATCGCGACGTTCGACATGGACGGCACGCTGTGGGCCGAACAACCCGACTACGGGCAGGCGATGTTCATGCTCGACCGCATCCGCGCGCTCGCGCCGCAACATCCGGACTGGGCGACGACCGAACCGTACAAGTCGGCCATTGCCGGCGATGCGAAGGGATTGGCGGCAGCCGGCGAAGCGGGCCTGGCGAAGCTGCTGATCGAGACGCATACGGGCATGACGACGGAGGACTTCGACCGGACCGTGAGCGAGTGGATCTCCACCGCCAGGAATCCAAAGACCGGCAAGCGCTACGTCGACATGACGTACCAGCCGATGATCGAACTGATGGACTACCTGCGCGCGAATGGCTTCCGCACGTACATCGTTTCGGGCAGCGGACAGGAATTCATGCGCCCCTGGGCGCAGGCGACGTTCGGCGTACCACCGGAACAGGTCATCGGTAGCCTCGGCGAACTCAAGTACGAACTGCGCGGCGATACCCCGGTGCTGGTGAAGGGACCGAAACTGGTGCACATCGATGACGGCCCCGGCAAGCCGGCATCGATCGCTTACTTCATCGGCAAGCGTCCGATCTTCGCCTTCGGCAATTCCGACGGCGACCTGCAGATGCTGCAGTGGACAGCCGCCGGCGATGGTCCGCGTTTCGCCGGACTGGTCCACCACACGGACGGCAAGCGCGAGTTCGCCTACGACCGCGCCTCGCACATCGGCAAGCTGGACAAGGCGCTGGACGAAGCCACGCGCCGGCAGTGGACGGTGGTCGACATGGCCAAGGAATGGAACACGATCTACCCGCCGGCCAAGTGA
- a CDS encoding acetate kinase has translation MLVPCLWLAATSAAQAQASDQWQGLEPARPAAQPTASGAAVPPPPDPAEAARLDSLQREINAQTQRLDELRQSMVQQERAVADLQRALDEERLNNERGAGVAPGTVLPSLAQQAPAPAAQQAQQQQAQAQAQQAPQQAQPQRQRPVGQAPDSVTRPPEVAQIFDQPGVLTPAGQFILEPSIQYGYSATDRVALVGFTIIPAILIGLIDVRQVKTTSGIGTITGRMGIGGRFELEAKVPYVYLNADTVSREIFTGSAQDRVFNANGNGMGDVEMTARYQLNRGGPDKAFYIGWLRYKSRTGKDLFEVVTDCVQRCLQNTTGTGLPLELPTGTGFEAIQPGVTWLYPSDPVVFFGTFSYLYNFERSNVSRTVLNGLTEQLGDVQAGDIWGFNLGMGLALNEKASISLGYDTSLIGKTKQNGQTTPGSVRITLGTLLLGGTYRFNEKVSLNVALGVGVTRDTPDMTLTARVPISF, from the coding sequence ATGCTCGTTCCTTGCCTGTGGCTTGCCGCGACCTCGGCCGCGCAGGCGCAGGCGTCGGACCAGTGGCAGGGACTGGAGCCGGCCCGCCCGGCTGCGCAGCCGACGGCGAGCGGGGCAGCTGTACCGCCTCCCCCTGATCCGGCGGAGGCGGCACGGCTGGACAGCCTTCAGCGCGAGATCAACGCACAGACACAGCGCCTGGACGAACTGCGCCAATCGATGGTGCAGCAGGAGCGCGCCGTCGCCGATCTGCAACGCGCGCTCGACGAGGAGCGTCTGAACAACGAACGTGGCGCCGGTGTCGCGCCCGGTACCGTGCTGCCCTCGCTCGCACAGCAGGCGCCCGCACCGGCGGCGCAGCAGGCGCAGCAGCAACAGGCACAGGCGCAGGCGCAGCAGGCGCCGCAGCAGGCGCAGCCGCAACGGCAGAGGCCGGTCGGGCAGGCGCCGGATTCGGTCACGCGTCCGCCGGAAGTGGCGCAGATCTTCGACCAGCCCGGCGTGCTCACGCCAGCCGGGCAGTTCATCCTGGAACCGTCGATCCAGTACGGCTATTCGGCCACCGACCGCGTGGCGCTGGTGGGCTTCACTATCATCCCGGCGATCCTGATCGGACTGATCGACGTACGCCAGGTGAAGACCACCTCCGGCATCGGCACGATCACCGGGCGCATGGGCATCGGTGGTCGCTTCGAACTGGAAGCCAAGGTGCCCTACGTCTACCTCAACGCCGACACGGTCAGCCGCGAGATCTTCACCGGCAGCGCGCAGGACCGCGTGTTCAACGCCAACGGCAACGGCATGGGCGATGTCGAGATGACCGCGCGCTACCAGCTCAACCGCGGCGGTCCGGACAAGGCGTTCTACATCGGTTGGCTGCGCTACAAGAGCCGCACGGGCAAGGACCTGTTCGAAGTCGTCACCGACTGCGTGCAGCGCTGCCTGCAGAACACCACCGGCACCGGTCTCCCGCTGGAGCTGCCCACCGGCACCGGCTTCGAGGCCATCCAGCCCGGCGTGACCTGGCTGTATCCGTCCGATCCGGTCGTGTTCTTCGGCACCTTCAGCTACCTCTACAACTTCGAGCGCAGCAATGTCTCGCGCACGGTGCTCAACGGCCTCACCGAACAACTGGGCGACGTGCAGGCCGGCGACATCTGGGGCTTCAACCTCGGCATGGGCCTGGCGTTGAACGAGAAGGCGTCGATCAGCCTGGGTTACGACACCAGCCTCATCGGCAAGACCAAGCAGAACGGCCAGACGACACCGGGCTCGGTGCGCATCACGCTGGGGACGCTGCTGCTGGGTGGCACCTACCGCTTCAACGAGAAGGTCTCGTTGAACGTCGCGCTCGGCGTGGGCGTCACCCGCGACACGCCGGACATGACGCTCACCGCGCGCGTGCCGATCTCGTTCTGA
- a CDS encoding GNAT family N-acetyltransferase codes for MDIRVDDLTGEPIISLLAEHMRAMEATSPPESRHALDLSGLRQPEITFWSVWDGGTLAGCGALKQIDPHHGEIKSMRTAGTHQRRGVASRMLDHIVDEARRRGYERLSLETGSMAYFEPARRLYASFGFVPCAPFDRYVDDPNSVFMTRLLGTG; via the coding sequence ATGGACATCCGAGTAGACGACCTCACCGGCGAACCGATCATCTCGCTGCTGGCCGAGCACATGCGTGCGATGGAAGCGACCTCGCCGCCCGAAAGTCGCCATGCCCTGGACCTGAGCGGGCTGCGGCAGCCGGAGATCACGTTCTGGTCCGTCTGGGACGGCGGCACGCTGGCCGGTTGCGGCGCGCTGAAACAGATCGACCCGCACCACGGCGAGATCAAGTCGATGCGCACGGCGGGCACGCACCAGCGTCGCGGCGTGGCATCGCGGATGCTGGACCACATCGTGGACGAGGCGCGCCGTCGTGGCTACGAACGCCTCAGCCTGGAGACCGGATCGATGGCGTATTTCGAACCGGCACGGCGCCTCTACGCATCGTTCGGATTCGTCCCCTGCGCACCGTTCGACCGCTACGTGGACGATCCCAACAGCGTCTTCATGACGCGACTGCTGGGCACCGGATGA
- a CDS encoding methyltransferase, TIGR04325 family, which yields MARKKLVRIALESAELPGLRLIARPLYRRLFSRPYRGGNAYYGAYQSHAEALADAPSLPTSYDQPGTTGMYMDRHRSIRVSDYPVVHWLSQLLADGRHRIFDLGGHIGVTYYGFRRYLSYPDTLEWRVHDVPSVIDAGRDWARQYDPDGLLHFAESPEAADSHDVLITCGALQYLDYTLPELLGRLHNAPPHVLVNLTPMHPERGYVTLQNMGKAVLPYRVMARPQFLAQMQSLGYTLVDHWQSKERHLRVPFEPACTLDHYAGFYFKRA from the coding sequence ATGGCGAGGAAGAAACTGGTCCGCATCGCGCTGGAAAGCGCGGAACTACCCGGACTCCGCCTGATCGCCCGCCCCCTGTACCGGCGCCTGTTCAGCCGACCGTACCGTGGCGGAAACGCCTATTACGGCGCGTACCAGTCGCATGCCGAAGCGCTGGCCGATGCACCCTCGCTGCCGACCAGCTACGACCAGCCGGGCACCACCGGCATGTACATGGACCGGCACCGCAGCATCCGCGTGAGCGACTACCCGGTGGTGCACTGGCTCTCGCAGTTGCTCGCCGACGGACGCCATCGCATCTTCGACCTGGGCGGCCACATCGGCGTGACCTATTACGGTTTCCGGCGTTACCTGAGCTATCCGGACACGCTGGAGTGGCGTGTCCACGACGTGCCTTCCGTGATCGACGCCGGCCGCGACTGGGCGCGCCAGTACGACCCGGACGGCCTGCTGCATTTCGCCGAGTCGCCGGAGGCGGCGGACTCGCACGACGTGCTGATCACCTGTGGCGCGCTGCAGTACCTGGACTACACGCTGCCGGAACTGCTCGGCCGCCTGCACAACGCACCGCCGCACGTGCTGGTGAACCTCACGCCGATGCATCCCGAGCGCGGCTACGTCACGCTGCAGAACATGGGCAAGGCGGTGTTGCCATACCGCGTGATGGCGCGCCCGCAATTCCTCGCGCAGATGCAGTCGCTCGGCTACACGCTGGTGGATCACTGGCAATCGAAAGAACGCCACCTGCGCGTGCCGTTCGAGCCCGCCTGCACGCTCGACCACTACGCCGGCTTCTACTTCAAGCGCGCCTGA